The Podospora pseudocomata strain CBS 415.72m chromosome 1 map unlocalized CBS415.72m_1, whole genome shotgun sequence genome has a segment encoding these proteins:
- a CDS encoding uncharacterized protein (EggNog:ENOG503NX0W), whose translation MSTKDGRGMDRSPPAGSIARARERAAAGLPRQERSPPRSRRGPADEEPQITRPSRPQAPPGLQTKDGNIGVAISRPTQVPQWPLAGGPIIAPSSSSGEPYRPPPGKSQPPQRPPRPSRVPSILDGSKVQDPTPVFQYRPRPGREPSGQELLPVPETPSSVSRASTQSSIVSIPDFPIPAQIPPGPPRRSVNLGPPPSARRGVSSFYSNVSYVSPIPEESPRSRSHTSFASSAAIPDGWDTPSPGPSPQYPEAFYDDTILEEAGPFGDEEESRLVRNASVGKRAKPTLVGTVVAPGPQQEDQNRRPEPRPLQGGPFDEGTGYVDYSSSSSTIPASARLPIGAAVTRDSVINALSSASADDPSTTPAQREEKTPSPQESLEPRQYSRLSAIRRPPRLDMDAVRKAEARGSLTSLPELIRRATKLAASLEKGKRPASRFDDLDYSGSEGYGVRNEKHQSGLSDMLAAFPPPAQPGASSSRRSIRNSIRDHVQSWPLPMNTRSNNTSREANGPDSDPDNPDKKQNRRCCGLPLWGFIVVMIVILVIMAAAIIIPIEFFVIRRQNNGNDAQASIQQCQEQLTCANGGTNVVNDGICSCICTGGFTGFDCTTAPSPGCTTFTLSSPENMSNVTVGDAIPRLIQQAQSNFSIPLDGEQVIAKLNSANMSCTATNALVTFDGSAVRQSSAAALAQVNDVNVNAVVIDGVFWTTITIFAGQFTTITIDAQNPLGIPTGTVRQGGSTVLSTGTETSIRPTLTVTPTVTRTVTTTIPLSSGQTTVPTPTPTPGFKVTEDVLDFARVVVLFVLQEESLRGAEGVQVALQNLFSRTSPVVSVEEARNVTVGGGWSVDLVDWRVDLGKGVVGGTHEDG comes from the exons ATGAGTACTAAAGATGGGAGAGGTATGGACCGATCACCACCAGCTGGGTCAATTGCAAGGGCGAGGGAGCGTGCCGCTGCTGGGTTACCGAGGCAGGAAAGGTCGCcaccaaggtcaaggcgAGGGCCAGCTGATGAGGAACCGCAAATCACAAGACCATCGAGACCACAAGCACCACCAGGACTACAGACGAAGGATGGGAATATCGGCGTGGCGATCTCCCGCCCGACACAGGTTCCACAATGGCCCCTGGCAGGCGGTCCTATTATAGCTCCCTCGAGTTCCAGCGGTGAACCGTATCGACCACCGCCGGGCAAGTCGCAGCCGCCGCAACGACCTCCGCGTCCGAGCCGAGTGCCCTCGATATTGGACGGCTCCAAGGTGCAGGATCCCACGCCGGTATTCCAGTATCGCCCGCGACCTGGAAGAGAACCCTCGGGCCAGGAGTTGCTACCCGTGCCAGAAACGCCGTCCTCGGTGTCCCGAGCATCAACACAATCTTCAATAGTGTCAATACCTGACTTTCCCATCCCTGCCCAGATTCCACCAGGACCACCGAGACGAAGCGTCAACCTCGGACCGCCGCCCTCTGCGCGACGTGGTGTTTCGTCTTTCTACTCCAATGTATCATATGTTTCACCTATTCCCGAAGAGAGCCCTCGCTCTCGATCACATACATCTTTTGCCTCGAGCGCTGCGATACCTGATGGCTGGGACACACCATCACCCGGACCCAGTCCTCAGTACCCGGAAGCCTTTTACGACGACACTAtcctggaggaggccggtccttttggtgatgaggaggagagtcgGTTGGTACGAAACGCTAGTGTCGGAAAACGAGCGAAGCCAACTCTCGTGGGAACCGTAGTGGCTCCTGGCCCGCAACAGGAAGATCAAAACAGGAGGCCGGAGCCAAGGCCACTGCAAGGCGGGCCATTTGACGAGGGTACAGGTTACGTGGACTATTCGAGTTCTTCCAGCACGATTCCAGCTTCAGCGAGGTTGCCTATCGGCGCGGCAGTCACTCGGGATTCTGTGATCAATGCCTTGTCCTCGGCAAGTGCGGATGATCCGTCGACCACACCGGCACagcgagaagaaaaaacacCATCTCCACAAGAAAGTCTAGAACCTAGACAATACAGCCGGCTGTCGGCCATTCGAAGACCGCCACGGTTGGATATGGATGCTGTACGCAAGGCCGAGGCGAGGGGGAGCTTGACGAGTTTGCCAGAATTGATCAGACGGGCGACGAAACTAGCTGCGAGTTTGGAAAAGGGCAAGAGACCGGCGAGTCGGTTCGATGACCTGGACTATTCGGGTTCGGAGGGATATGGAG TTCGCAATGAGAAGCATCAATCCGGGCTCTCGGACATGCTCGCAgccttcccaccacccgcccaaccaggagcaagcagcagccgtCGCAGTATCCGCAACAGCATACGAGACCATGTTCAGTCATGGCCATTGCCGATGAACACACgctccaacaacacatcTCGGGAAGCCAACGGCCCTGACAGCGACCCTGACAATCCGGACAAGAAGCAGAACCGCCGGTGCTGTGGGCTCCCTCTTTGGGGGTTTATCGTGGTAATGATTGTCATTCTGGTCATCATGGCCGCCGCTATCATTATCCCGATCGAGTTCTTCGTCATCCGCAGGCAAAACAACGGCAACGACGCCCAAGCCTCGATACAACAATGTCAAGAGCAGTTGACATGCGCCAACGGGGGCACCAACGTCGTCAACGACGGGATTTGCTCCTGCATCTGCACCGGCGGCTTCACCGGCTTCGACTGCACCACCGCCCCATCACCAGGCTGCACCACCTTTACTCTCTCCAGCCCGGAGAACATGTCCAATGTTACCGTAGGGGACGCCATCCCACGACTTATCCAGCAAGCCCAGAGTAATTTTTCCATTCCGTTAGATGGGGAGCAGGTCATCGCCAAGCTTAACTCGGCCAACATGTCCTGCACGGCGACCAACGCCCTGGTGACCTTTGACGGCAGTGCCGTCCGCCAAAGCAGTGCGGCTGCTCTGGCGCAGGTTAATGATGTCAACGTCAACGCGGTGGTGATCGATGGGGTGTTTTGGACTACGATTACAATTTTCGCAGGGCagttcaccaccatcacgatTGATGCTCAGAATCCCTTGGGGATTCCCACCGGTACCGTCCGGCAGGGGGGATCTACGGTGTTATCAACGGGGACGGAAACGTCAATAAGACCAACACTGACAGTCACACCAACTGTCACCCGGACGGTTACCACGACGATCCCGCTGAGTTCAGGGCAGACAACGGTGCCtacgccgacgccgacgccggGGTTCAAGGTCACGGAGGATGTGCTGGATTttgcgagggtggtggtgctgtttgtgttgcaggaggagagcttgaggggggcggagggggtgcaGGTTGCGTTGCAGAATTTGTTTAGCAGGACTAGCCCGGTCGTGagcgtggaggaggcgaggaacgTGactgttggaggggggtggagtgTGGATCTGGTGGATTGGAGGGTTGATcttgggaaaggggtggtAGGGGGGACGCATGAGGATGGATAA
- a CDS encoding uncharacterized protein (EggNog:ENOG503P2TV) — MLMKSLSLAAAAGLLAAPAANAFLIPPEISESDLKIAQEVEFAEPKIAEVQPIDLECPGCPLNIKGRFGQDIQVKTGRPNHLELLFAIEHRPEGGDRLLVNDFELYPFADPFSSNLMAPQVLDDGAEAETRHDHHGGEEDGHRRGKHHRRPKPQAQRLGFGLHVSPIQKDTDGKFELIEVELQVIEVGYTFVENIPKVRVNLVKDQEGKLLMTTVEKTTTQTIVEVSDEDKPAECTTRICQLMAAAHEKMEQLRKMRLPGCHGGNKEGMGMRPAFHHGGEHHHGGHHGHSEPRPGRMGMREHSWGKLFKNITSHILLPVLIGLVAGVAVSLIGMAVGTVIVGLWRFFRKPTHTSRRHSRRHSLHKASHKEAVVAEEKSGLLTEEEQDAPPAYQDAETNTAAKPAGEV, encoded by the coding sequence ATGCTCATGAAGTCACTCTCACTTGCAGCGGCTGCCGGCCTTTTGGCTGCCCCGGCTGCTAACGCATTTCTCATCCCTCCCGAGATCAGCGAATCCGACCTCAAGATCGCCCAGGAAGTCGAGTTCGCCGAGCCCAAAATCGCAGAGGTCCAGCCCATCGATCTTGAATGCCCTGGATGCCCGCTCAACATCAAGGGGCGATTTGGACAAGACATTCAGGTCAAGACTGGACGACCAAACCacctcgagcttctgtttGCCATCGAGCACCGCCCTGAAGGTGGCGATCGTTTGTTGGTGAACGACTTTGAACTGTACCCCTTTGCCGACCCATTCTCTAGCAATTTGATGGCGCCCCAGGTGTTGGATGACGGTGCAGAGGCGGAAACAAGACATGATCACcatggtggagaagaagatgggcaTCGCAGGGGCAAGCACCATCGACGACCGAAACCGCAGGCTCAGCGACTTGGCTTTGGGCTTCATGTCTCCCCGATTCAGAAGGATACTGATGGCAAATTTGAGCTTATTGAGGTTGAACTGCAGGTTATTGAAGTCGGGTACACGTTTGTCGAGAACATTCCCAAGGTCAGGGTCAATCTTGTGAAGGACCAGGAGGGTAAACTCCTCATGACCACCGTCGAGaagaccaccacccagaCTATTGTCGAGGTTTCCGATGAGGACAAGCCCGCCGAGTGCACCACTCGGATCTGCCAGCTCATGGCTGCCGCGCACGAGAAGATGGAGCAGCTCCGCAAGATGAGACTTCCTGGTTGCCATGGTGGTAACAAGGAGGGCATGGGCATGAGACCTGCCTTCCACCACGGAGGCGAGCACCATCACGGcggccaccacggccacaGCGAGCCTCGCCCTGGTCGCATGGGTATGCGCGAGCACAGCTGGGGCAAGCTGTTCAAGAACATCACCTCGCACATCTTGCTTCCGGTCCTCATCGGTCTCGTCGCTGGTGTCGCCGTTAGCTTGATCGGTATGGCGGTTGGTACCGTTATTGTTGGCTTGTGGCGCTTCTTCCGCAAGCCTACCCACACTTCCCGTAGACACTCCAGACGTCACTCTCTCCACAAGGCTTCCCACAAGGAGGCCGTtgttgccgaggagaagtCTGGGCTTTTgactgaggaggagcaggatgcCCCTCCTGCTTACCAGGATGCGGAgaccaacaccgccgccaagCCCGCCGGGGAGGTTTAA
- a CDS encoding uncharacterized protein (COG:A; BUSCO:EOG09265DRM; EggNog:ENOG503Q39K), protein MGKSSSKKRSRSDEDDIAVAAQEQEVMKKSKVDENGKSEVTKSESSDKKSKKEKKDKKEKKDKSEKKEKKDKKDKKEKKEKKEKKSNSAAEEEEEPAAAEEPAVESSEKKSKKDRKDKKDKKDKKSKEENQLPPSHPDAQKPKSQEEAMAEETQPKGRFICFVGNLPYTATAESLTAHFAALQPTSVRLLTERDDPKKSRGIAFVEFDRFDRMKTCLEKFHHTEFEGRKINVELTAGGGGKTPQRLDKIKEKNAKLNEERRSRMKKVEVEKAEKEKAKAADSAEEKPAEEEDDQAGIHPSRRAQVGAEFNEDEEDNFGYSNGGGGRGRRGGGGRGGGGRGRGGGRGRGGRGGGGGRFQKKW, encoded by the exons ATGGGCAAGTCAAGTTCCAAGAAGCGCTCCCGCtccgacgaggacgacatCGCTGTCGCGGCGCAAGAGCAGGAGGTtatgaagaagagcaaggtgGACGAGAACGGCAAGAGCGAGGTGACAAAGTCTGAGTCTTCCGACAAGAAAtccaagaaggaaaagaaggacaagaaggagaagaaggacaagtctgagaagaaggagaagaaggacaagaaggacaagaaggaaaagaaggaaaagaaggaaaagaagtcCAATTcggctgccgaggaggaggaggagcccgccgccgctgagGAACCAGCCGTCGAGTCCTCCGAgaagaagtccaagaagGACAGGAAAGACaaaaaggacaagaaggacaagaagtccAAAGAGGAGAACCAGctacccccctcccaccccgacgCCCAAAAACCAAAGTCGCAAGAGGAGGcaatggcggaggagacCCAACCCAAAGGCCGCTTCATCTGCTTCGTCGGCAACCTCCCTTACACGGCCACGGCGGAATCCCTCACCGCCCACTTCGCCGCTCTCCAGCCCACCTCTGTCCGTCTCCTCACCGAGCGCGACGACCCCAAAAAGTCGCGCGGGATCGCCTTTGTCGAGTTTGACCGCTTCGACAGGATGAAGACGTGCCTGGAGAAGTTTCACCACACCGAGTttgaggggaggaagattaATGTTGAGTTGAC tgccggcggcggaggcaaaaccccccaacgcctcgacaagatcaaggagaagaacgCCAAGCTCAACGAGGAGCGCCGCAgcaggatgaagaaggtcgaggtcgaaaaggccgagaaggaaaaggcaaaggctGCTGACAGTGCTGAGGAGAAgcctgctgaggaggaggacgaccaAGCTGGTATCCACCCTTCCCGCCGGGCGCAGGTCGGGGCCGAGTTcaacgaagatgaggaggacaaTTTCGGGTATagcaatggtggtggtggcaggggtaggaggggtggtggtggtagaggcggtggtggtagggggagaggtggtggtagaggtagaggtgggagaggtggcggcggtgggaggTTTCAAAAGAAGTGGTAG